A portion of the Bacillus thuringiensis genome contains these proteins:
- a CDS encoding L-fuculose-phosphate aldolase yields the protein MLLQKEREEIVAYGKKMISSGLTKGTGGNISIFNREQGLVAISPSGLEYYETKPEDVVILNLDGEVVEGERKPSSELDMHLIYYRKREDINALVHTHSPYAKTIASLGWELPAVSYLIAFAGPNVRCAPYETFGTKQLADAAFEGMIDRRAVLLANHGLIAGANNIKMAFTVAEEIEFCAQIYYQTKSVGEPKLLPEDEMENLAKKFEGYGQQ from the coding sequence ATGTTATTACAAAAAGAAAGAGAAGAAATTGTAGCGTATGGAAAGAAAATGATTTCTAGTGGTTTAACAAAGGGGACGGGTGGTAATATTAGTATCTTTAATCGTGAACAAGGTCTTGTTGCGATTAGCCCAAGTGGTTTAGAGTATTATGAAACAAAGCCTGAAGATGTAGTTATATTAAACTTAGATGGTGAAGTAGTAGAAGGAGAGAGAAAACCATCAAGTGAATTAGATATGCACCTTATTTACTATAGGAAGCGTGAAGATATAAATGCGCTTGTGCATACACATTCTCCTTACGCGAAGACGATTGCATCATTAGGATGGGAGCTTCCTGCTGTGTCATATTTAATTGCTTTTGCAGGCCCGAATGTCCGTTGTGCGCCGTATGAAACATTTGGTACGAAGCAATTAGCGGATGCTGCTTTTGAAGGCATGATTGATCGTCGTGCTGTGCTACTTGCAAATCATGGTTTAATTGCTGGTGCAAATAATATAAAAATGGCGTTTACTGTTGCAGAAGAGATTGAGTTTTGTGCTCAAATTTATTATCAAACGAAAAGCGTCGGAGAACCGAAGCTTTTGCCAGAAGATGAGATGGAGAATTTGGCGAAGAAGTTTGAAGGGTATGGGCAGCAGTAA